The Diorhabda carinulata isolate Delta chromosome 4, icDioCari1.1, whole genome shotgun sequence genomic interval TTGTAATATTGGCCTTATATCGAACTAGTTCTTTATTTACTTATAATCCGTATCATTTTGGTTGATATCACGACATAACACAAATTCTTCAACATCATTTTTATCGATATCATCTTCTTATGGTGCCTAGCCGTGACGAATGTTGGGGATCATCATGGGAATCTTTATTTGGTCAGCAGCAACGCGAAAGACTTCAGAGGAGGTTTTAATGAACCAGCTTCTAAGGTTCTTGAGCCAGAATGTCGTCTTCTTCTTGGACTTCTTTTTCCTAATATTTTGCCTTGTAGTATGGCTCGGAGCAATGCATAGATATCTAGTACTTGTCTGCATATTTGATGTTATTCAGTCAGTATCCATTTAGCAGTATTCCTTTTTCTATATAGGGCTCTCCTGAATATTCGCTTTAAGTATAAATTGAATATGGAGATAATATACAGCCTTGACGGACTTCTCTCATCCTTTTCAATCTTTACTGCGTTTTCCTTCGATCCTTTTCAGGTCCTTATTGTTAATTCCTATTCTTTTAAGcatctctattatttttttatgtttcattcGATCGAATGCCTTTTCATAGTCTTTTAAACATGCATACACATCGCAATTTAGGTCTATGCATGTTTATATTGAGACCAATGCCTCTTTCATACCAACAGCATTTATAAACCCGATTTGATTGGGAAATATTTAGCTCAGATAATTCGTAAATTTTCTTATGAATTACTTTGAAAGATCTGTTTATATGATCGATTTTTTGTAccgataataaataaaaatagtaaatatttttaggtataaaaaaaaaattattacccGAATTTTATTAGATTCCCGACTaatagaatttcaaaatttacgtATCATTATCTGATAtgattaatttattgtttacaaactaaaaaaacaagTTTACAAAAGGAACCGTGTTGTAAAATTTGGCAACATCTTATCACGTGAAGATGAAACTTGCTAATTATATTTCAAGATCGTTTGGATTCCACACAAGTCGCGTTTTGACAagcaaattatttctttatcaaaggtaggaaaataaaatttaaatcacctttataaataataatatctgaataaaatcattttgttatattttttactaataaaaatttatttctttcgatggaaaaaatatttcggaactatttattttgagttttgaatcaattttttgtggaaatattATTCCAAATAGATCACGAGGTTCgtacaaaacaaaacaataaccAATGCAACAAAGTATGGTCGATTGTTATGTTTATAGAATATACACATaaaacatcactcaataagtcgtgtgactgacgcACAGATGGCGATACCATTGTCAAATCCaaatgacgtttatgaagtaccaactttcaaaagattatGTCGGGAAAAAgtaaagctacttttgttattacatttaaACGTGATGAtagatgatggtgaacgttctggtcgtccaattgagagggttattccagaaaacatcaaaaaagtccataAATTGGTTATATTTAATCGTAAACTGAAATTGCCTATGATAGCTGAGgtcgtaaagatatcagaaggcagtgtgtttacaattatgcgtGAACATTCGatcatgagaaagcttttttcaaagtgagtgccgcgtttactcaaaGTCGACCaaaaacaacgtgttgatgattcagagcagtaattggccatgtttacaaataataaaacagatttttttgcgtcgatatgtgacaatggatgaaacacttcactccggaatcaaaacgatcatcatctgagtggaccgcagccggtgaaccacgttcgaagcgtccaaaggcacaacagttaAAGGCTgcgaaggttatggcttcagtattttgggatgcgcatggaatattgttcatagactatctccaaaaggaagagacaatcaatagcgaatactaagtatagttgttggatcgtttgaatggaaaaatgaagaaaaaacggCCTAtctcgaagaaaaaaccactctttcaccaagacaatgcaccgattcacaagtcgttgataacgatggttaaatttaacgaattacacttTGAATTGCCTCCGCATCCACcttatagtccagatctggtcccCAGTGAGTCCTTGCTATTcgttgatatcaaaaaaatgctcgccagTAAGAAATTCGACTCAAATGAAGAATCAATTACTGAAACTGAACCCTATTTTAAGACAAAGGACAAATCTTTCTAGGAACTAATATCCTCATCAGGTTTTAGATCTCtgttaacaaaatataaatatttaaatactaaTAGAGcaacatcaatttatttttcccGGTATTATTTAAAATAGGACTAAAATATTTAGCAAGTTGACGCGCTTTCTGTACTGTTTATATACGTCTATTTAATGATGGCACCGATCCAAAATCAGCAGATCACTCTTATTTTTACACAACAAGTGATCAAATCAACTTGCAAATTCAGAAAAACCATGaatgatttttaatttcaagtgaTCGACAAAAGAATATTCCAGAAAACGCCGCGACGGTTATGAAAGTTTTGTATCGAGTGTAAAGTATCGAGATTCTGTTCTTTtacgtaaaataaaatttgtttggtatgTGAAACGTTTCGTGCACAAAATTATGTCGGCGCGTTGGCCAGTTAGAGAAGGGGTACTGAAAAACAAAACTATGGATAGCGAAAATacgaaattgaacaaaaatcgGTTACAGTTACCtccgaaattgaattttcatcttattAACAATGTAAGGATtttcttttatcaaatatatatatatatatatatatatatatatatatatatatatatatatatatatatatatatatatatatatatatatatataaaagtatacgttagttttttaaatatatatatatatataaattttttttagtaatattatacgatatcaatcaaattattttgggAAAAACGTGAGTTTTCTAATACGACATGGTTCTTATCTGTGAAATTTTTAGATAGATGTGGAAGCAAATGTACGTTTTTTCAAACAcgtcaccctgtatatttcctCATAGCGAAAGTATCcgaaaaatcattaaatattacttattttttttttcaaaaaatcctaAAATCACGTTAATTTCAAGGTCAAATGTATAGGTTTCcgcaaaattcaattttctattttttttcgattttccacctataaaaattttttccaagcaATATTTTTCGAACTCTTCGTTTCAAAAATgcataaatttaatataatttgaatcaatttttttttatattttcagagTAAAAAGGTTctatttaaaatgataaattttattacataactTCTAACTTTATGTTATATAACTCGCTTTTTATGATCACGAAAAAgctgttgtatttttttaataatagtttcAACGTTCCTTTTCCGATTTTTtagtattacaacgttgccattccCCAATTGTAGATACTATAAagttatagttttatttttcagaaaaagaaTTACTtcaactttcaccctgtatattgcttacaaatatgaaactggaaaaattcaatataaacaGTCATTTAGACCAGAGGtatcaaactcaattttgcagagggccatgtattaaattttgaattcgtaggtgggccagattgaaaataaaaaaaaagaaatgaatgaattataacattttatttattaaattagaaaagtatataatatacggttgttaaaaatcatatcaaaagaTGTTGAGCTTgaggatccagatacctgacTTCTCTTGTCTTTGCCAAGCTCATTGATGCATGACATGGtccttttttaaatgtttggatgCCAATGATTCCTGTtgaattatacagtgaaatccCACATAATTCActgatgttttctgttttaatttagttacaacgcCCGAATGTTTGCCAGCCATGGCAGGAACCCCGTCCGTAGTTTTGCTGCTAAATATATTCCAGTCGAGTTCATATTCTGGTACCAAATACCAAATtgcagaataaatatcatttgctgTTGTAGTACATGTCAATGGAACGCACTTCAACAgttctttaattatttcaaagttaatGTTAATGCCTCCCATTTAGACTGAAAAACTCTGCATTCACTATCAACATTACGTTTTTGTTAcattcgcagtacaattaaaatcattctccaaccgtatcgcttcgattactcgactcaattgactcacgtcgcgccgacgcactcgttttatatggttaaaGAAGATTTTAGTCTAGACTCGAAGCGCGTGGAAGATTCTATcgttctcgacaaaaataataggatatttccgcTTGCTACTAAGATATGGCGATACTTTCTTTATCTCTCGCTTGTCTAGGCACGCGCagcccttgaaattacttataaacatccgtagacttgagagtacgcgtatttaaaacatccgtagagaAATAGAATGTGGCACATTGCGATCGCGGaccttattgatacggcccaggggccggaagcggcccgcgggccgtatctttAACATGACTGACTTAGACACAGGTTTTCCCAATTGATTCATGTCGAAAAGAAATCGATATCTTAAATGGATTATTCGGGATTATTAGGTTATAGTTGGACAGTCTGTTACTGCTCCCCGTTGTATCTTTGAGCCTTCAGTGGAAACCAAATCGGTGTTTTTAGGTTAACCACTTAAAAGTTAGTTTTATAGTTCTAGTGGTTGGTAAGACGATCATATCCTAAGCTTCGAAGACCTTGTATGCTCATTTATTCTCTTTGGAGTCCTTATGGATTCTTGCCCCACTCGTTCATTCTCTAATAATTCTTCATTAACTATATTCAATGTGTTATTCAATCTATTCATATTCCCAAAAGATGCAAAAGTATACGAACAAAGTTCATTTTAAACTTTCATGTCAACATAGGGGCGATATAGCAACACGATAATTAAAAACTTGATTGCATTATCATCGATACGAACAGTTTATAATGCTGATAACTCGAAATTCCATTGcgatatgaaatttaatttgtttgttttataacaGGAAGCCAGATCTTTGAAAGCCGGCGAACTTAGTCAGCAGGAATCCAAAAATATGGCGCAGTCTAATATGAAAGTTACGACCGATAAATTCAGCAGCGAAAGATCGGCAATGGAATCGCAACAACAAAGACAAACGGTCACGGCGAGCGGTTTCttcaatcaagaaaaaaaaagttccAGTAGCAGTCATATATACACTTCAGCAACAAAAGGTCTCAGTACAACAGCATCGATGATTAACGCGAGCAGACAGGTAAAAATCCTTTTATGTTCAttaatctatattttatttattattataatttgttacAGTTTCATTTACTCAACAGTACCCCCGAAGAAGATATTCTTAATACCTCTTTGGAGGATTTAGAAAGCCTTTCAGCAAATTCGGATATCCATGACATCGAAAGAGCAAAACACAAATATTCCACGTACTTAGATGAATCAATACGATGTTTACAGAAATTAGAACAAAGCAAAGACGCCCCGTTGTTTTTAGATAAAATCAACGACGTAATGCGTAAAGCATGGGCAGTACCAACGTACGGCCATGAACTAGGTTACGCTCTATGTAATACTTTGAGAAATAGTGGAGGATTAGATCTGATAATGCAGAATTGTACTAATGCGGATAAGATACTACAATTCGCGAGCGCGAAACTTTTAGAACAATGCCTTACAGCCGAAAACCGAGCTCACGTCGTCGAACACGGTTTAGATAGAGTCGTAAACGTAGCTTGTGTTTGTACTAAAATCCATTCTGTAGATCACTCGCGTGTAGGTACGGGAATATTAGAACATTTATTCAAACATAGCGAAGAAACCTGTAGCGACGTCGTCAGATTGGGAGGTTTGGACGCCTTATTATTCGAATGTAGAAAAAGCGATATAGAAACACTAAGACACTGCGCGGGAGCTTTAGCAAATCTCAGTTTATACGGCGGTGCCGAAAATCAAGAAGCGATGATTAAACGAAAAGTACCAATGTGGTTGTTCCCTTTAGCATTCCACAACGACGACAATATCAAATACTACGCCTGCCTCGCTATAACTGTTTTAGTAGCTAATCCCGAAATAGAAGCTGAGGTACTACAATCTGGTACCCTGGGTTTAGTAGAACCTTTCGTAACGAGTCACAACCCATCCGAATTCGCTAAATCTAATCTTGCTCATGCTCACGGTCAAAGTAAAACTTggttaaaaaatttagtacctGTATTAAGTTCGAAACGCGAGGAAGCTCGAAATTTGGCAGCTTTCCATTTTTGTATGGAAGCGGGGATTAAAAAACAACAAGGAAATACGAGTATGTTCTCAGAAATCGGTGCTATCGAATGTCTCAAAAAGGTAGCTAGTTGTCCTAACGCTGTAGCTTCGAAATATGCCGCGCAAGCGTTGAGATTGATAGGAGAGGAAGTACCGCACAAACTTAGTCAGCAAGTGCCGTTGTGGTCGGCAGAAGATGTCGAAGAATGGGTGAAGCAAATTGGTTTTCCCGATATCGCTCCCAGTTTTATGGAAAGCAGAGTCGACGGCGATTTACTTTTACAACTCACAGAAGAAAATCTCAAAGAAGATATTGGACTGACGAACGGAATCAAAAGAAAACGGTAAGATTTTATATGTGAAGTTGCAACTAAAAATATGGACGCCCATCACTTTTACTGAACCCTGTTTTATAAGACTTTCAATTCTTATAGATTCACGCGTGAACTTCAACAACTGAAGAAAATGGCAGACTATTCATCGAGAGATACGGCGAGTATTAACACTTTCCTGCAAGCACTGGGGCCTGAATTTTCCATATACACTTACAGTTTCCTAAATGCTGGAGTAGAGAAAAAAGACTACCTTCGAAATATATCCGAAGATCAGCTACTAAAGGAATGCGGAATAAGTAATTCCATACATCGATACCGAATAATGGAaggtaaaaattaattttactaaataattaCGAGTAGAGAGtttgttcatatatttatagtctatcaataaaaaaatctttatcattgcaattagtaaattttttgatatatttcatggTATTAAGAATAGAAGATTAATATCAATTTCATGCTACATTTTGACTTATATAGACTAATTATTCACCTTATTTTTTGAATACACCTCGTAAgcaactttttaatttttctgtacACATACTAATTTGAATCAACTGGTCATACataattacaattaaattaacaatgaaaatgcgtaatttaaaagaaaataaaagtatttcgTTAAAACAATAACAATGTCATACTAtttatatgataataaatattgcTTACTTCATTGAATAGAATTTCTTCCGCCGTTTAATAATTCTGATCTGTTGTGGGGTTCTAAtggataaaattaattgttgtAGGTAATTCACTaattaaatacatttaatttatttcttagaaCAAAATAACAGCTTTCACATTAAAACAATTCTTGGCGCCaactaattattttcatatctgtCACTTGTCATTACAGATTATCAGACTTTTGATGGTCTCGTTCATAAGAAAAACCAACCACCCTGTCTCGATTTTATATACAGGTGTTacacattattttcatttctaggAATTAGACAACTTGAAAATGGTTTGGCGAATGGTATGAACGAAGACAATATGGACAAATCCTTAGACGTTTTTGTTAGTTACCGAAGATCGAATGGTTCTCAATTAGCTAGTCTGCTAAAAGTCCATTTACAACTTCGTGGATTTAGTGTTTTCATTGATGTAGAAAGATTAGAAGCTGGCAAATTCGATAATAACTTATTACAAAGTATACAAAAAGCTAAGCACTTTTTGTTAGTACTAACACCGAATGCCTTAGAAAGGTGTGTAGGGGACCATGAAAGAAAAGACTGGGTACATAGGGTAagtgtttatacaaaaaatatcaataaaaatactgttttaaatatatttccagCAAGAATATTCATATTATCCATTAAATCTTTCTATATTCTCTCCCCTTGGTTTACTTATTCATATGTATATTGCTTATATACAATTACGAACGCCCCTATATAGTTGTGTAATAATATAGGAAAAGGCAAAGTTACGAGGGAACTGAAAAACAACATaatctattaaatattatattaatcgTGGTGTTGTTAGCGTTATTTTAAGTGCATTTTGTTTCTAGGAAATATGTGCAGCTTTATCGGCAAATTGTAACATCATCCCTATAATCGATAACTTTGTTTTCCCCGAACCTGATGATTTGCCAGAAGATATGAGACAGGTGTGCCATTTCAACGCAGTTCGATGGATTCACGATTACCAAGACGCTTGCGTGGACAAACTTGAAAGGTTAGTAAGAAATATATACTTAGAACTACGCTTTTGCTTCACATCTACATATAATCACCCGTTGACAGAGGCTTTGTTTTCGCAAACTACTTCTAAATAACAAACGGTTTGGATGAAATTAACTATTTTTACAATAACTACTAGAGTTCGAATAGCGTCAAAAATATAACCTCGAAATGCGAAAATATCAAAGGATTTAATgccataattatattttaaaacgaaaaaaaaaaacagttagatgatgaaatataattaaaacttcATACAGTACTATTTAATTTCCATCCAACTCGTTGTTACTTTTTATCAAAAcgaagtttatatattttctaggTTTCTTAATGGCACATTCCTTGATCATTCGCTATGAAAACCGAGGGGCgttatatattgttattatttaattgcatgttgtaataatttattattttataataaagacTTGGTGTTggattactttttatttttgaaaccgTTTTTTAACCGAAATAATACGGGAAAATTTGTGAACgaaaatatgaacattttttcaccgttcagtaattattttttgccTTAGTTTGGAAAAAATAAGTCCAATAATGACTAATAGATCgtctttttttgttaattgaacttttaaaataaaataaataaaagacgTGGATTTTAATGGCGGCGTGGTTAAAGAACTATTGACATTTGACACGAATCACATGTTTCTTACTTCAAAATTGACCTTGATATTTTTAGTCTTTGTAGAcatcaaaattgaattaaattttaggCACTATAACATGATGTAACTATTCCAAAAAGAAATTCAACCcttaatttttcgaatttgataattttttttcaatcctGTTTATATAATGAATGATAACAATTTCGAGATGCAGTTCGCTGCAATCGGAAAGGAAATTTTTAGTTTGACAAAcaacatatatttaaaaaatgttccaattttgtttatatatttttttaacgcctaaactaaaaaaaattaacacgaTAAATTACcttgaaattgaaatgatatattcaaaaaaataaataaaattcattgtttGTAGTAGCCATTTtcattacaattacaattttaGATAACAGTTATACGAGGGCACATCAATACTtacaaaattacgaaaaatctaacctattttaattttctaacGTCGATTCACTccgaaaaacaaattatttcgaGTTTTGTGTTCTTTAGAGAATTTTAGTGGATTGACGGTTTCCAAAATGGCGTAAAAAACTCGTGCTTTTGTGTTAGATAGTTAACAAACTCTTTAACACCCCCGCCATTAAAACCACCGATCCTTTTAAAATGTTTACAACTTCAATAGCATTTCCTACTTCCAATATCCGACCCCTTAACACCCTATcgtgttttttctttcaattatttgcGTTTTAAGTAAGCGTTGAggatttctttctatttttcgtTCTTTTGGAAAGAATTGTTTGCCCATTTTGGATACTAATTTTTAAAGTTTACGTTACGTTAAAAACCGTatcaactataattttttagaaacatcAGACGGAATTTATcaagaagatattgaaaatttcatctgTGCTTCTTTACTACTAAATTATCTgctaaaaaaaagataaaaagtaaTACCAACCTAAGATAAACTTAGGAGACAGTAATAACGTGTTGCTTTTTTGCATGCTTCACCAAAACGGTTGAGGTGAGTGTCACGTTTTTATCTATGTTTATCTCTGTATATAATAGAATCAGAGATTAGAAATCTTCTAAATGACGAAGCAAAGGTAAAAAATAagtaaagtcaaaagtttataaaaaagtatgGAACTAATTTTTATAAGTACGAGTCTCTATCAAAAGAGACATCGAACACTGACGAATTACGGTAATTCAAACctataaaagataattttcttttcagGTTCATGCGAGGAGAAACGAATACGCGTGGAGATGGTCTAAGAGTGGGCCTAACTAAAGGTGACATTACACCGGGCACTCCTTCGAATCCGGGCTTAGTAAGACAACCGCCAAACTATCAAAGAATGCACAGCAACGATTCAGGAAGTGGTAAAAGTTCAGACAAAGACGTTAACGGAAATTCGGGCTTGACGAGAGATTGACTAGATGGTCCTTACGCCTCGGTCACACCTACTCCACTGCCAAGGTAactaacattttcaaaattaccaaaagaaatgaattatcaatttttttatttcaaatttacagGATATAGTAACTTTCAAATAAtacttcatttttaatataatatgtCAAAATCATACTTTAAACATCATTTGTCATGTCAAAAATCACTTATTGCGTCAGATGTTATGTCACTTGTTACGTCAAACATTATTTGTCACGTCAAAAAGTTACTTGTTATATGAAATGTCGTATCACTTGTCACGTTAAACGCTATGTGTTACTTTAAACATCTTTGCCATATCAAAAGTCACTTATTACATCAAAGGTCATATCTCATGTTAAAAGTTACGTATCACATGAATTATCGCCGTATGATGAAAAACCATATTTCATAGCTTCCAATAATCGATTTTCATTGCTTTAGGGTGGTTGGGGTAAATTTCAAAGCGGTTTGTCTGTTTTGGGAAGATATTCTGTGTCTTCGGGGTAGGATGCAGTTATACCGTCATTGGCTGTTGACGAAATGTAATCAAACAATCAGATTTATGTTGataaaaccaacaaaatttcttcgaaaaataaCCTGGAAATGATATTGGGGAAAAAACCAATACGTGTCACGTCAAAACTACCTTTTTcgtcaaacaaaaataattttacatataattcctggcagtgttttatttatattgaggCAATATTCTATTTATTGTGGGGGGATATAGCTGCCATTTActataaacaataacaaaatctCTTTAAAAAATAACCTAAGAGTCCTATTTAGAACACATTCGTCGACAAGGTATTTATACACCAAATTTTGGATACACTCATTCATAAAAAAGATGCGTTTGATGTTTTTAGATCTATAGAAAGCATTTGACTGTATAAACCATCTAATGTTACTTAAAAGGATGGGAAACATACTTtgttaacaattattaaatagtGTAGAATACACCATACGCCTCAGTGTAATGGATAGTTGTTCTACCTACTAAGTCGATCCGGTTTTAAACCCGGGTCCGAACAACTTCCTCGGCGCACTACCTATCGCAAGGAAAACTAACTAACAACAGATCTcttttatttatgataaaacaaCTAAATTCTATCGTGAAGAAGACAAAACGATTCGATATCGgtatttttaagattttgtgTTTTGTTGCAGATTCTGTAAAGCAAACAGTCCGTCCCGAAATTGGATAATAAATTCCAACAAATTCAACCGCGGCGTACCGCCTGCGCAGTACTCCCGCAGGGGTTCAACTACCCCTATATCATCGTTAGCCGTAAACAGTTACCCTCGCCCGCCTTTACCGAACCGATCTCGTAGCCTCGACGGTCTCCTGGATTCCGAGCCAATTCACGCGGCAGCTTCAGAAGCAACTAAACACGAACGACGAGTTCCTTCCCCCGATGACGGCGTCGGCGAGACTGACAGTAGTTTAAGTAACGCGCGCAACGTCGAGGAAAATTGTTGTACCGATAGTGATAATGACAAATGTTCAATTTATAGTGATTCTAGTGATTCGAAACGTAAGAGGAACTTTATGGATAGGTGCGTCAATAAAGTGCGatctttcattaaaaaatgaaacagtGCAATGAAGGGATGATGTTGTCGGATCTAGTTCGCGATTGTGGAATTATTAAAACCATTAAACGGGGTGGATAAATCCAAAACTACTCGATAATATGAAGaaatcttcttcaatttctcttAAACATTTCGATTTGGGTCTTCTTTGTAGTCCTTTCCTCCATACATGTTTGGATCTTTATTCTTGTATACTGCCTCAGATTATGATTCATGTAGGAAACTTCAAACCAAGCCTAGTAACTCCATTGTTTTGCATCCTAATATTGAGAAATCCATCATGTATGTTATTTTGTCCATTCATAAAGATTTTCAAGGTtattttcgtgatattttcTCCATTGGTTCAGTTTTTCATTGATTCTTCTTTGGTACCCTTCATCTTCTATCTTTACAGGATCCTTTAACTTTTCTTCCATTCCAATATTTTGCTTATTAATTGGCGTTTGTTCTACACAGTTTTTAGccattgtttcttttatatCCACTTTTATTTACTTATCGTAACGCCCtggtatttaaatttatatatttcttcaaatttttcattttctccatTTTATCCTGGTTTATTAGTTTCctttatatttattcttaatCCTTTTCGGTTGTGTTCCTCTATACGTATTgaggtaactttattttttgagCTTATTTCACTACATATTCTCCATTCTGGTCTCCATTTTTTGCTTATCTAAATTCTAGTTcaattttgcattatttttcctcaatttctcTTCTTCAATATTCGTTATAGTAACAGTTACTGAtgcatacatttttttgtatgtatatttatcattattttggttttctttacATTTATTCTTAATCCCTTCTTCCTCAATtttccttgatattttcacCTTGATTTTCCTATGACTATGTCATTTTTATACACCATTATCTGCCTTACTTTTCCTATTTACCTGCGCACTAAATCTTCCccatttcttttttctaatatttctttattagttCTTTTCTTATAGCCCCGGTATTCGATCTTCAGAattgttcttaatatttttccattgtttatCCTTTTTTCCATTACAATATTTGgctttttaatttatgtttgGATCTATCAccattatattttctttcacaCTCTTTTCAATTACTTATCATAAAGCCCCtggtatataatttttagtatgtattcaattttttattacctattcttgtttttttattttatactgtttCTACAAGTCTCATTATTTCACTTCTCTtaaattttccttaaatttttttcttcaatcttctTCGATATGTtcaccataatttttttctcttttatttattctttatttcattgtttctatTTTCACTCTAATGCCCATTTCTGATGCTTATATTACCCTTTATGTTTGTCATTATTGTCAA includes:
- the LOC130893438 gene encoding NAD(+) hydrolase sarm1 isoform X3; the encoded protein is MEEKILVPERQKRKQKFLDKLKLQGVSKDKIVMGISKSDMASESPTDNSNGNEPTIQTIIKNPSRSTITTTSLQTNSQSSTTTTTRVSKTSTSASTSQRRQITTDTKASNMKNDLVDFKNNINDMKSSLPNTLMQLRNSLENLVDSDEINDPIVTFPDDTPVPSEIGSPTNTVESLKYEQKTMNNFKKTTVMKDGISAEKESAKVEEMKKIRAGEISYEESNAAAATRARIDIDGITAQKSQVTAKEARSLKAGELSQQESKNMAQSNMKVTTDKFSSERSAMESQQQRQTVTASGFFNQEKKSSSSSHIYTSATKGLSTTASMINASRQFHLLNSTPEEDILNTSLEDLESLSANSDIHDIERAKHKYSTYLDESIRCLQKLEQSKDAPLFLDKINDVMRKAWAVPTYGHELGYALCNTLRNSGGLDLIMQNCTNADKILQFASAKLLEQCLTAENRAHVVEHGLDRVVNVACVCTKIHSVDHSRVGTGILEHLFKHSEETCSDVVRLGGLDALLFECRKSDIETLRHCAGALANLSLYGGAENQEAMIKRKVPMWLFPLAFHNDDNIKYYACLAITVLVANPEIEAEVLQSGTLGLVEPFVTSHNPSEFAKSNLAHAHGQSKTWLKNLVPVLSSKREEARNLAAFHFCMEAGIKKQQGNTSMFSEIGAIECLKKVASCPNAVASKYAAQALRLIGEEVPHKLSQQVPLWSAEDVEEWVKQIGFPDIAPSFMESRVDGDLLLQLTEENLKEDIGLTNGIKRKRFTRELQQLKKMADYSSRDTASINTFLQALGPEFSIYTYSFLNAGVEKKDYLRNISEDQLLKECGISNSIHRYRIMEGIRQLENGLANGMNEDNMDKSLDVFVSYRRSNGSQLASLLKVHLQLRGFSVFIDVERLEAGKFDNNLLQSIQKAKHFLLVLTPNALERCVGDHERKDWVHREICAALSANCNIIPIIDNFVFPEPDDLPEDMRQVCHFNAVRWIHDYQDACVDKLERFMRGETNTRGDGLRVGLTKGDITPGTPSNPGLVRQPPNYQRMHSNDSGSGKSSDKDVNGNSGLTRD
- the LOC130893438 gene encoding NAD(+) hydrolase sarm1 isoform X14 → MASESPTDNSNGNEPTIQTIIKNPSRSTITTTSLQTNSQSSTTTTTRVSKTSTSASTSQRRQITTDTKASNMKNDLVDFKNNINDMKSSLPNTLMQLRNSLENLVDSDEINDPIVTFPDDTPVPSEIGSPTNTVESLKYEQKTMNNFKKTTVMKDGISAEKESAKVEEMKKIRAGEISYEESNAAAATRARIDIDGITAQKSQVTAKEARSLKAGELSQQESKNMAQSNMKVTTDKFSSERSAMESQQQRQTVTASGFFNQEKKSSSSSHIYTSATKGLSTTASMINASRQFHLLNSTPEEDILNTSLEDLESLSANSDIHDIERAKHKYSTYLDESIRCLQKLEQSKDAPLFLDKINDVMRKAWAVPTYGHELGYALCNTLRNSGGLDLIMQNCTNADKILQFASAKLLEQCLTAENRAHVVEHGLDRVVNVACVCTKIHSVDHSRVGTGILEHLFKHSEETCSDVVRLGGLDALLFECRKSDIETLRHCAGALANLSLYGGAENQEAMIKRKVPMWLFPLAFHNDDNIKYYACLAITVLVANPEIEAEVLQSGTLGLVEPFVTSHNPSEFAKSNLAHAHGQSKTWLKNLVPVLSSKREEARNLAAFHFCMEAGIKKQQGNTSMFSEIGAIECLKKVASCPNAVASKYAAQALRLIGEEVPHKLSQQVPLWSAEDVEEWVKQIGFPDIAPSFMESRVDGDLLLQLTEENLKEDIGLTNGIKRKRFTRELQQLKKMADYSSRDTASINTFLQALGPEFSIYTYSFLNAGVEKKDYLRNISEDQLLKECGISNSIHRYRIMEGIRQLENGLANGMNEDNMDKSLDVFVSYRRSNGSQLASLLKVHLQLRGFSVFIDVERLEAGKFDNNLLQSIQKAKHFLLVLTPNALERCVGDHERKDWVHREICAALSANCNIIPIIDNFVFPEPDDLPEDMRQVCHFNAVRWIHDYQDACVDKLERFLNGTFLDHSL